TGGGCACGGTATTGTCGCTCTCGCCAGGACCCCGGAAACCCAGTTACTATGACGACCGACCCGGCTCCCTCAGCCACTACCCAAGCTTGAGCAGTCGTTCTCTCAACACGCAAAAGGACCGCGGCCTCAAACGTGGCCACTCCATCTTCCTTCCGGCCCTCACCTGGAAACGTCTGGTCGCATCCACCAAGAAACGGGAAGGTTCCAAGAAGGGTTGCACCGGTGGGCCAGGCAACGTCGGGGCCCcgctcaacaacaacaatagcattTATCAAAAAGATCCTGTCTTACACCTCAACCGAGAGAATGTGAAGAAGTCACTGTCGTGTGCCAACCTCTCCAGCTATGACGGTCCAGCAGGACTGGGcctgggtttgggtttgggctATGGTAAACCCCAGCAGTTATCCTCAATGAAAAAGGTTCCCCACGGTACAGGCACATCTTCACCCAAGCGAGTGATTGTCCAGGCCTCAACCAGTGAGCTGCTGCGGTGCCTGGGCGAGTTCTTGTGCGGCCGCTGCTACCGTCTCAAGCACCTGTCGCCCGCCGACCCGGTTCTGTGGCTCCGCGCTGTGGACCGTTCGCTCCTCCTCCAAGGCTGGCAGGACCAAGCTTTCGTCACGCCGGCCAACGTGGTCTTCGTTTACATGCTCTGCCGTGACGTCGTAGACGGAGACCTGGTATCCTC
This sequence is a window from Chanos chanos chromosome 12, fChaCha1.1, whole genome shotgun sequence. Protein-coding genes within it:
- the LOC115825721 gene encoding cyclin-dependent kinase 5 activator 1, with the translated sequence MGTVLSLSPGPRKPSYYDDRPGSLSHYPSLSSRSLNTQKDRGLKRGHSIFLPALTWKRLVASTKKREGSKKGCTGGPGNVGAPLNNNNSIYQKDPVLHLNRENVKKSLSCANLSSYDGPAGLGLGLGLGYGKPQQLSSMKKVPHGTGTSSPKRVIVQASTSELLRCLGEFLCGRCYRLKHLSPADPVLWLRAVDRSLLLQGWQDQAFVTPANVVFVYMLCRDVVDGDLVSSEHELQAILLTCLYLSYSYMGNEISYPLKPFLVEAGKEAFWDRCLAIIDATSAKMLRINADPHFFTQVFAELKSEGGCGPQDYCRVLDR